ACGGGACGCCATCTATGAGAAGAGTGATTTTACCGAGGAGGATGGTATTAGGGCGGCAGAGCTCGAGGGGCAGTTCGCCGATCTCGGCGGGTGGGAGGCAGAGGCGGAGGCTGGTCAGCTTCTTTCCGGCCTTGGTATAGCGGAATCCCTACTTGAGACCAGGATGGGGGAGCTTGAACCTGGGGATAAGGTTCGCGTTCTTCTTGCCCAGGCCCTTTTCGGCAATCCCGATATCCTCCTCCTCGACGAGCCGACCAACCATCTTGATCTTGAATCTATCAACTGGTTGGAAGATTTTCTTCTTCGCTTTTCCAATACCGTGATTGTTGTCAGCCACGATCGTCATTTTCTCAATACCGTTTGTACCCATATTGCCGATATCGATTTTGGGAAGATCCAGCTCTATGTCGGAAACTACGATTTCTGGTATATGTCCAGCCAGCTTGCTGCCAAACAGCGCAAGGATGAGAAAAAAAGGAGAGAGGATAAGGCTGCAGAATTGAAGGAGTTCATTCAGCGTTTTTCATCCAATGCAAGTAAGGCACGACAGGCGACCAGCAGAAAAAAACTTCTCGAGAAGCTGACCATCGATGACATCAAACCATCAAGTCGCCGTTTCCCCTATGTCAGTTTTAAACCTGAGCGGGAGTGTGGAAAAAATGTCCTTGAAGTGAAGGGGCTTTCGGCCTCCTTTGAGGGAGAGAAGCTTTTTGAGAATCTTGATTTTGCCGTTAACAGAGGAGACAAGATTGCCTTTGTCGGCCCTATGCATCAGGCAAAGACCACCCTTTTCGACATTCTCAGCGGAAAAGCAGGTCCCGACGCGGGAAGCTATGACTGGGGAGTAACCATCACCCCAAGTTACTTTCCAAAGAATAATATTTCCTTTTTTGAAAATGAGATGAGCCTCACCGAATGGCTCAGGCAATTTACCGAAAGCGACGATGAGGCGTGGATCAGAGGCTTTCTCGGTCGTATGCTTTTTTCAGGTGATGAGGCCATGAAATCGGTTAAGGTGCTTTCCGGTGGGGAAAAGGTGCGTTGTATGCTCAGCAAGATGATGCTCAGCGGTGCAAATGTTCTGATCTTCGACGAACCGACCAATCACCTCGACCTCGAATCCATCACCGCCTTGAACAACGGCTTGATCGAATTCCCCGAGGTCCTCCTTTTTACAAGCCATGACCATCAGTTCGTCCATACCATTGCCAACAGAATTATCGAATTTACTCCAAGCGGTATCATCGACAGGATGATGCCCTTCGACGACTATCTGGCCAGCGAGGATGTAAGGGCCGTCCGTGATCAGATGTACCACGAGCATCTCAGGTTGACGATCTGATTTCTTGTCTCATCCTCTGTGGTTGATTGAAAGCAGCCCCCAGCGGCGGCCCTGGTTCAAGAACCAAGCCGCCGGGCAGCTTCGAGAAGCAGGCGCCTGGCTGCGGCATCTTTCAGGCTCAATGGCAGGTCGATCTCTTCTCCGTCTTTGAAAAAGAGGTGAAGCTGATTGGTTTCTGTCTCAAAACCGGACCCCTCTTTTGAAACATCATTGACAGCAATCATATCGGCGCTCGCCTTTTTCATCCTCGCAAGGGCATCCTTACGAAGCTCCGCTTCGCTCACCTTATGCAGGGCCCTGAATGCGATAAGATAGGTTTTGGGAGAGAGTTCCTTGATCCTGTCGAGTATCTTTGGGGTCGGAGTCAGGGTAAGGTTAAGCTCCTTTCTCCCGTGGGTCGATATTTTGGTCGACGAGACCGAATTGCACTGCCAGTCGCCAACGGCTGCCGCCGCCACATAGATATCGACATCCTTTTTATCCAGGATTTGTTTGCTGGCAGCAAGAAGAGACTCTGATGTATCGCATCTGATAAGCTCTACTCCGGCGGGAGGCTTTACACCGATTTTTCCCGCAAGAACCGTTACACGGGCTCCCGAAAGCATTGCCGTCCTGGCAATAGCCATTCCCATGCGTCCGGAGGCGTTGTTTGTAATGACACGAACAGGATCGATATATTCGACGGTTCTTCCCGCCGTGACCACGACATGCTTTCCCGAGAGTGGGGCCGAGTTCTGAAGCAAAAGGGGCAGGGCCGCGTGAAAAATGGTGTCGGGATCGGGGATCTTCGCTTTTCCCTCTTCGATTTTCGGATCAAGAACCGAGATTCCCAGTTTTCTCAGGGTTGCAATGTTTTGGACCACCATGGGATGACGCCACATCGGCTCATGCATGGCGGGAACGATCAAAAGAGGAATACCCTGACCGATGGCGGTCGTCGCAAGGGTCGTCACCGTGGTGTCGTCTATTCCTGCGGCGATCTTGCCGAGGGTATTGGCTGTAGAGGGCGCGATGAGAAGGAGGTCAATCTTTTCCGGAACATCCCCCGCAAGGGCGACATGTTCGATTTTGCCGGTGAGTTTTGTGATGGTTTCGTGTCCTGTTGCCCACTCCATGAGGTCGGGATGGATGATACCGCAGGCCGCTTCGGTCATAACCGGGTAAACGTCGGCACCATGACGCATAAGTTGTCTTGCCAGTTCCGGACTTTTCACTGCTCCGACACTTCCGCAAATACCAAGGGCAATGCTCTTGCCCGAAAGGCAAGCGCTGGCTGTACCGATGATATCCTTCGACGGATGATTATTCATGCTCATGCTATTATCTCCTCGAGGTCATGTAAAAAGGCATCCAGCATCGTTTTGCTTACATGCGGCATTACCGTGATTCTGAGAAAGCCGGGGAAAAGACTAAGAGCCCAGCCGCGACCTCGAAGTCGGCGGGCCAGCTCGTCCGGATCGATCCTACGATGTTTTGCGGGTCTGAGCCCTACTACGTTCATTTGCGGTTCGATTACGGCATCTACACCACTCATGGAATTTAATCGATCGTAGAGGTAACGGCTGTTTTCCATACATGCCGCCACGGTTTCGACATAGCCCTTTCTTCCAAGACGATGTAAGGTGGCCCAAATCGACGCCACCGAGGCTCCTGATCTGGTTCCCACGATGGTGCGCTGTCGTGTTTTTCCTCCGGCAAGATAGCTCACTTCGGTTTCCGAGGCCACCGCAGCATCGTGATTTCGAAAAACAATAGCGCCGGCCGGAATGGCGCAGCGCCCCATTTTATGTGGATCAATGGTGATACTGCTAACACCCGGCAGGGAGAAATCAAAGGCTGGTGCGGTGTATCCTGCTTCGGCCAGAAAGGGGAGAACGAATCCGCCGAAGGCGGCATCAACGTGAAGGGGAAGCTTCCATGCCGTGGCCGCAGCGGATATCTCGGTTATAGGGTCGACCGCCCCGAGACCTGTTGTCCCGGCAACTGCCACAAGTACCATGGTCTTATCATCTATTGCCTCGAGATATCGTTTCAGATCGACCCTGCCGTCATCTCCCACCGGGATCTTACAAAGATCAAGGTCCATGATGTCGGCAGCCTTGTCGAAAGAAAAATGGGCACTTTCGGGAAGTACCACCTTCCGTTTTTCCCTGTGTTTTCGTTTGGCAGCCCAGAGGGCGATGAGGTTTGCCTCTGTTCCGCCCGTGACGATTGCACCTTCCGCGCTCCGACTTCCCAATAGACGACCCAGCATCCCGATTGTTTCCCGTTCAAGCTGCTGAAGCCGTGGATGCAGCCCCGGATCCCCTATATTTCGGTCGAGATAATGTTCATAGACCTTTGCACTGGTGGGGTGGGGAAGGGTACACATCGATCCGAGAATTCGCTCTCCCGAAAAAGAGAGATCACCCTCCAGTTTTCTGCCCAGCGCAGCAAGTATATCGGCTTCCCCAGAGCCTTGAAGGGGAATCTCTTCTGTCGTATCTTCCATCGCCGCAACCTTAGTGATAGGTGTGAGCGGCGTCCGGGAACCTGCCGCTACGAACATCTTCCCCGTAGGAAGATACGGCCGAGCAAATTGTTGTTCTAAGATCTGCATAGGTTTTGACGAATTTAGCAAGATGTCCGCTGGTGAGTCCCAACATATCGTTTATGACAAGCACCTGGCCGCCGCATCGCGCTCCCGCTCCGATGCCTATGGTGGGAATCGAGAGCGCTGCACTTATTCGTTCGGCAAGGGACTCGGGGATACATTCGAGGACAATGGAAAAAGCGCCGTGCTCTTCAAGCCTTTTTGCATCTTCTATCATGGCTGCGGCGGACTCGGCGTCCTTGCCCTGAACCCTGAAATTTTCCGCTGTCTGCGGAAGCAGGCCGAGATGCCCCATCACGGGAATACCCGCAGAGCTAAGGGCCTTACAAACGGCAGTATCGGCTCCTTCGAATTTTACTGCGTCCCCTCCCGCGTCCATCAGCCTCTTACCATTTTCGAGGGCCAAGGCGGCGTTCGAAAAGGAGCCGTAGGGCATATCGGCAACAACCGGCATATCCGGTGCCCCACGGCGTACCATAGCGGTGTGGTACGCCATCTGTTCGACCGTCACCCCTTTTGTTTCGTTCTTTCCCTGAACAACCATACCAAGGGTATCGCCGACGAGAATCCAGTCCGCCTTCGCCTCCTGGCAGATGGATGCAAAGGTTGCGTCATAGGCGGTTATCATTACGATAGGCGTTTTACTTTCCGTTGCTTTGCGCTTTTCCTGCCACTGCAGAATTCTATTCATGAGGCCTCTCCCGCAAGGGCTTCAAGTCTGGCCGAAATAAAACGCAGGGCCTCTGCAAAGGCCTTGTTGTTGTCGAATCCGTCGAGAACGGTCAGACATTCGGCTTTGCTTAGTTTTTTGAGTTCGATCGCCGCTTTGGTAATTGCCGGAACCGCTCTGACGATATGATCCATAATAGAGATCGAGGCGGTTCTGCTGGTGCGGCTCAGGGGATTCAGATCAATGGTGATAATCCGTTTGCCCATATTCACAAGGGCCTCGGTCCTGTCTCCGTCCTCAAGGGGAACAAAAACGGTATCGGCAATTAAGATTCCCTCCGAATCGACCCGCTTACGTTCACTGCCTATCTCCGGGATCTGTCCTTGGCGGGATTCATCGGTACCGAGGATTTCCCTTGCCCCGGCCTTTTCCATTAGCTTTGTAATGGCATCTATCCGCTCCCTGCTGCGGTAAAAAAGGTTAATCTCCAGTTTCGCCCCGGTAGCTTCGGCAAGCTCGACCATTGCTTCGGGACAAAGGGCCGCAGCATTTCCATTTAAGGAAATGATCGGCCGTTCGGCACACAAGAGTGCCGCTGCCGCAGCCCTGATCGGTCCCTGCACACAGTCGGGAGTTTTCTCTCCTATCAGATAATCAAAGGCCTCTCCCCGCCCGTGGGCGATCAAGCCTTCTGGGGCAAGGACCTTTGCATCGACCATATCGACAAGGTGTTCCCTCATCCGAATCGATTCATACCGGGGATGATCTTTCGGTAAAAACTCACTCATGGATAACACATCCTCCCTGTTTCGACGAGGTAGTGGTAAAAAGATACCCCTTTTCCTCGCTTCTGGAAAGAGCCTGTGCCTCTGCTTCGGCACTCTCCTTATCGGGGAACAAGGCAAAGGCGGCATTCCCGAACATCAGCATTGCCGTAGGTGCCCCGATTGCGTCGAAGTGATCGAAAAGCCTACGCACTTCGGGGGTAATGAGCCCTGACCGTTCATCAAAGGCCCTGCTTGCCCAGAGAAAGGCTTCGAGCGTCGGGGTGCAAAGAAGATCTGCGATCAGCTGTTCGCCGGTATCGTTGATACGTCGCCTGATATCTGGGTCAGAGAGGGCGGAACTGGTCGAAATTTTGCGATAGACGACAAAAAGAAGGTTGAGATCGTCGGAAATAGGTATCGATACCACCTCGCCTGTCCCGGGGGCCCCCTGTTTCTTACGAATTTCAACACCGCCGCAGAATTCACCAATGACCGTTCCGAGTCCTGTCTTACACAAAACTTCGGCTCGATGGGCCATTGCACCTGCCTCCTCTGCGGAGAGTGGAGAACCCAGGGCATGGTTAAGAGCCAGCGCCAGACTGAGCACCCCTGCTCCGCTGCTTCCGAAGCCGCTGCCTTGCGGAATTTCGATTGAATGAGATATTTCTCTGATGACAACATCCTTCAAGAGGGCAGCATCTTGAAAGAGGGAGATGAGCCTTTTGCTTACCACAAGGTCGCTACGTTCTTTGCCGTTTGAGCGGTAGATTGTCTTATCCCCGGCACTGTGGCCTCCGGACTGTGAAGCGGAGGATAGCGTGACCGTGGTTGTTACCCCTCTTGCAATGGAAAACCCGGCCCCGATCGAGCCCTTGCTGTCTATTGAATCCTCATCGTCCCGTATGGAAAAGAGTCCCGTTATATGTCCTGGGGAGAAAGCCTTTGCAGTGATCATAACCGGATCAACGATACTTCAGCAGGAGGGAAAAAGTCAATCGACAATCGATCGATACTGTGATATGAGATGTAGAGTGAGAAAATTCGGAAGCCTGTTTCTCATTATCCTGTTGTATGCTCTTTCCCTCGTTTCCGCCGATCCACTCTCTTTTGAACAAAAGAAGATTGCGGTGGGCGGCAGGGTCACGGGATGCCTTGCCGCAAGGCTCGTGCCGGCGTTCTGGTTTACCTCGCGCGACCGCTACCTCTACCGATATCGCGAGGGGGATGAGGCCCCTGTTCGCTGCAGGCTTCCCGATAGGGCCGCTTCACCTCCGGTAGAAGGGGCCGACGGGAAGATCTATCTTCTGCTGGAGGACGGCAGGCTTTTCGCGGCCACTCCCGGCTGTATTGGGGCTTGGTTATTTCAAAACCCAAAGGGATTTCTTTCTCCCATAGCGGGGGATGGAGACGGGACGCTCTATTTAGCGGGGAAAGGCGGAAACCTTTCTGCCGTGGCCCATACCGGAAGGCTTCGCTGGTCTTTGCAGCTTCCCTCCCTGCCTCGGAGTGGACCGGTGCTTGTACGAACCAAGACAGGAGAGAGACTCATCGTGGTCTCATGCGAAGGGCGTAGAAGCTATGCCTATGGTACCGATGGGATCCTACGATGGACCTTCCTTTCTGCCGGCGAGGTCCTTTTTCCAAA
This genomic stretch from Sediminispirochaeta bajacaliforniensis DSM 16054 harbors:
- a CDS encoding ABC-F family ATP-binding cassette domain-containing protein, producing the protein MITASNIMLRFGERVLFKDVTIKFTPGNCYGVIGANGAGKSTFLNILSGELDSDAGEIIISPGERLSVLRQDHFAFDEHTVLETVIMGHKELYSVKAERDAIYEKSDFTEEDGIRAAELEGQFADLGGWEAEAEAGQLLSGLGIAESLLETRMGELEPGDKVRVLLAQALFGNPDILLLDEPTNHLDLESINWLEDFLLRFSNTVIVVSHDRHFLNTVCTHIADIDFGKIQLYVGNYDFWYMSSQLAAKQRKDEKKRREDKAAELKEFIQRFSSNASKARQATSRKKLLEKLTIDDIKPSSRRFPYVSFKPERECGKNVLEVKGLSASFEGEKLFENLDFAVNRGDKIAFVGPMHQAKTTLFDILSGKAGPDAGSYDWGVTITPSYFPKNNISFFENEMSLTEWLRQFTESDDEAWIRGFLGRMLFSGDEAMKSVKVLSGGEKVRCMLSKMMLSGANVLIFDEPTNHLDLESITALNNGLIEFPEVLLFTSHDHQFVHTIANRIIEFTPSGIIDRMMPFDDYLASEDVRAVRDQMYHEHLRLTI
- the mfnA gene encoding tyrosine decarboxylase MfnA, coding for MEDTTEEIPLQGSGEADILAALGRKLEGDLSFSGERILGSMCTLPHPTSAKVYEHYLDRNIGDPGLHPRLQQLERETIGMLGRLLGSRSAEGAIVTGGTEANLIALWAAKRKHREKRKVVLPESAHFSFDKAADIMDLDLCKIPVGDDGRVDLKRYLEAIDDKTMVLVAVAGTTGLGAVDPITEISAAATAWKLPLHVDAAFGGFVLPFLAEAGYTAPAFDFSLPGVSSITIDPHKMGRCAIPAGAIVFRNHDAAVASETEVSYLAGGKTRQRTIVGTRSGASVASIWATLHRLGRKGYVETVAACMENSRYLYDRLNSMSGVDAVIEPQMNVVGLRPAKHRRIDPDELARRLRGRGWALSLFPGFLRITVMPHVSKTMLDAFLHDLEEIIA
- the coaBC gene encoding bifunctional phosphopantothenoylcysteine decarboxylase/phosphopantothenate--cysteine ligase CoaBC → MSMNNHPSKDIIGTASACLSGKSIALGICGSVGAVKSPELARQLMRHGADVYPVMTEAACGIIHPDLMEWATGHETITKLTGKIEHVALAGDVPEKIDLLLIAPSTANTLGKIAAGIDDTTVTTLATTAIGQGIPLLIVPAMHEPMWRHPMVVQNIATLRKLGISVLDPKIEEGKAKIPDPDTIFHAALPLLLQNSAPLSGKHVVVTAGRTVEYIDPVRVITNNASGRMGMAIARTAMLSGARVTVLAGKIGVKPPAGVELIRCDTSESLLAASKQILDKKDVDIYVAAAAVGDWQCNSVSSTKISTHGRKELNLTLTPTPKILDRIKELSPKTYLIAFRALHKVSEAELRKDALARMKKASADMIAVNDVSKEGSGFETETNQLHLFFKDGEEIDLPLSLKDAAARRLLLEAARRLGS
- the panB gene encoding 3-methyl-2-oxobutanoate hydroxymethyltransferase encodes the protein MNRILQWQEKRKATESKTPIVMITAYDATFASICQEAKADWILVGDTLGMVVQGKNETKGVTVEQMAYHTAMVRRGAPDMPVVADMPYGSFSNAALALENGKRLMDAGGDAVKFEGADTAVCKALSSAGIPVMGHLGLLPQTAENFRVQGKDAESAAAMIEDAKRLEEHGAFSIVLECIPESLAERISAALSIPTIGIGAGARCGGQVLVINDMLGLTSGHLAKFVKTYADLRTTICSAVSSYGEDVRSGRFPDAAHTYH
- a CDS encoding pantoate kinase, with the translated sequence MITAKAFSPGHITGLFSIRDDEDSIDSKGSIGAGFSIARGVTTTVTLSSASQSGGHSAGDKTIYRSNGKERSDLVVSKRLISLFQDAALLKDVVIREISHSIEIPQGSGFGSSGAGVLSLALALNHALGSPLSAEEAGAMAHRAEVLCKTGLGTVIGEFCGGVEIRKKQGAPGTGEVVSIPISDDLNLLFVVYRKISTSSALSDPDIRRRINDTGEQLIADLLCTPTLEAFLWASRAFDERSGLITPEVRRLFDHFDAIGAPTAMLMFGNAAFALFPDKESAEAEAQALSRSEEKGYLFTTTSSKQGGCVIHE
- a CDS encoding phosphopantothenate/pantothenate synthetase, coding for MSEFLPKDHPRYESIRMREHLVDMVDAKVLAPEGLIAHGRGEAFDYLIGEKTPDCVQGPIRAAAAALLCAERPIISLNGNAAALCPEAMVELAEATGAKLEINLFYRSRERIDAITKLMEKAGAREILGTDESRQGQIPEIGSERKRVDSEGILIADTVFVPLEDGDRTEALVNMGKRIITIDLNPLSRTSRTASISIMDHIVRAVPAITKAAIELKKLSKAECLTVLDGFDNNKAFAEALRFISARLEALAGEAS